One part of the Nostoc sp. PCC 7120 = FACHB-418 genome encodes these proteins:
- a CDS encoding transketolase, with the protein MTIQEQLHQWHELAQQLRIDSIRATTGATSGHPTSSMSPADLMAVLLTNYLHYDFDNPHHPNNDRFILSKGHAAPLLYAMYKAAGVITDEELMSLRQMGSRLEGHPTPVLPWVDVATGSLGQGLPIGVGLGLAGKYLDQLPYNVWVLLGDSETAEGSVWEAFDHAAHYTLDNLIAIIDVNRLGQRGQTELGWNTQAYANRAKAFGWQAIEIDGHDLTEIDQAFSAAVSINDRPTVIIARTKKGKGVASLEDLGGWHGKALKPDAAKQAIAELGGERQITIQVAKPEPEQPALANPQPFQLPTYEQGAEVATRRAYGDALKALGAAQPDVVALDAEVSNSTYTEDFAEAYPERYFEMYIAEQQMVAAAVGLQVRQYKPFASTFAAFLSRAYDFVRMAAVSRANIKLVGSHAGVSIGQDGPSQMALEDLAAFRAVWNSTVLYPCDANQTAKLVEQMSDLQGIVYLRTTRENTPVIYGTEEDFPIGGSKVIRSSDQDQATIIGAGITLHEAIKAGDHLKNEGIIVRIIDAYSVKPIDVKTLHQAANDTEGNLVVVEDHWHEGGLGAAVLDAFAGVGNLSSYDGPPLQLIKLAVHNMPGSGTPEELLHAAKIDADAIVEAVKLQVRHPIGARISIHP; encoded by the coding sequence ATGACTATACAAGAGCAACTACACCAATGGCATGAATTAGCGCAACAATTGCGAATAGATAGTATTCGCGCCACAACTGGCGCTACTTCAGGCCACCCTACTTCTTCCATGTCCCCTGCCGATTTAATGGCGGTTTTATTAACTAATTATCTTCACTACGATTTTGACAATCCACATCACCCTAATAACGATCGCTTTATTCTCTCAAAAGGACACGCTGCACCCTTACTTTACGCCATGTATAAAGCGGCTGGGGTCATCACTGATGAGGAATTAATGTCACTACGACAAATGGGCAGCCGTCTGGAAGGTCATCCCACACCGGTATTACCTTGGGTGGATGTGGCGACTGGTTCCTTAGGGCAAGGATTACCCATCGGTGTGGGGTTGGGGTTAGCGGGGAAATATTTAGACCAGCTACCTTATAACGTCTGGGTGTTATTAGGTGACAGTGAAACAGCCGAAGGTTCAGTGTGGGAAGCTTTCGACCATGCCGCACACTACACCCTAGACAACCTCATTGCCATTATCGATGTTAACCGCCTTGGTCAACGGGGTCAGACAGAACTAGGCTGGAATACTCAAGCCTATGCTAATCGTGCCAAGGCTTTTGGTTGGCAAGCAATAGAAATAGATGGTCACGATTTGACGGAAATTGACCAAGCCTTTAGCGCTGCTGTCAGTATTAACGATCGCCCCACTGTAATTATTGCCCGTACCAAAAAAGGTAAAGGCGTAGCATCTTTGGAAGATTTGGGTGGGTGGCATGGCAAAGCTTTAAAGCCTGATGCAGCAAAACAAGCGATCGCTGAATTAGGTGGTGAACGTCAGATTACTATTCAAGTAGCCAAACCGGAGCCAGAACAACCCGCATTAGCTAACCCCCAACCCTTCCAACTACCAACCTATGAACAAGGTGCAGAAGTTGCCACCCGTCGCGCCTATGGTGATGCTCTCAAAGCCTTAGGTGCTGCTCAACCTGATGTTGTTGCCCTGGATGCAGAGGTGAGCAATTCCACTTACACTGAAGATTTTGCCGAAGCTTACCCAGAAAGATACTTTGAGATGTACATTGCCGAACAGCAAATGGTTGCAGCTGCTGTTGGCTTGCAAGTACGCCAGTATAAACCCTTTGCTTCGACCTTCGCCGCCTTCTTAAGTCGTGCCTACGACTTTGTGAGGATGGCTGCTGTCTCTCGCGCCAATATTAAATTAGTGGGTTCCCACGCGGGTGTATCCATTGGTCAAGACGGCCCTTCACAAATGGCATTGGAAGACTTAGCCGCCTTTCGAGCAGTGTGGAATAGTACCGTACTCTACCCCTGTGATGCCAATCAAACAGCGAAATTAGTAGAACAGATGAGCGATCTCCAGGGTATTGTTTATCTGCGTACCACCAGAGAAAATACACCAGTGATCTACGGAACTGAAGAAGATTTTCCCATCGGCGGCAGTAAAGTTATTCGTAGTTCCGACCAAGACCAAGCCACCATCATTGGTGCAGGTATAACTTTACACGAAGCCATCAAAGCAGGCGATCACCTCAAAAACGAAGGCATTATAGTCCGCATCATCGATGCTTACTCTGTTAAACCCATTGACGTAAAGACTCTGCATCAAGCAGCCAATGACACAGAAGGCAATTTAGTAGTCGTCGAAGACCATTGGCATGAAGGCGGATTAGGTGCAGCCGTACTGGATGCCTTTGCTGGTGTTGGTAACCTTTCTAGCTACGATGGCCCTCCATTGCAACTAATTAAGTTAGCAGTTCATAATATGCCAGGTTCTGGCACACCAGAAGAATTACTCCATGCAGCCAAAATTGACGCTGATGCGATCGTCGAAGCCGTAAAATTGCAAGTCAGACATCCTATTGGTGCCAGAATTTCAATACATCCTTAA
- a CDS encoding S-methyl-5'-thioadenosine phosphorylase, with product MAHAQIGIIGGSGLYKMEALKDVEEVQMETPFGSPSDALILGTLDGTRVAFLARHGRNHTLLPTELPFRANIYAMKQLGVEYLISASAVGSLKEEAKPLDMVVPDQFIDRTRNRVSTFFGEGIVAHIAFGDPICKNLAGVLADAIASLNLPDVTLHKGGTYICMEGPAFSTKAESNLYRSWGATIIGMTNLPEAKLAREAEIAYATLALVTDYDCWHPDHDSVTVEMVIGNLLRNAVNAQKVIQETVRRLSENPPHSEAHSALKYAILTNLEKAPVATKEKLGLLLQKYL from the coding sequence ATGGCTCACGCACAGATTGGGATTATTGGTGGTAGTGGTCTCTACAAAATGGAAGCCCTGAAAGATGTAGAAGAAGTACAAATGGAAACGCCTTTTGGTTCGCCCTCTGATGCGTTGATTTTGGGAACATTAGATGGAACAAGAGTAGCATTTCTAGCACGGCATGGTCGTAATCACACGCTGTTACCTACAGAGTTACCCTTCCGTGCCAATATTTATGCTATGAAGCAATTGGGTGTGGAGTACTTAATTTCAGCTAGCGCCGTGGGTTCGTTGAAAGAAGAAGCTAAACCACTGGATATGGTAGTCCCAGACCAGTTTATTGACAGGACGAGAAATCGAGTTTCGACGTTTTTTGGGGAAGGTATTGTGGCTCACATTGCCTTTGGTGACCCGATTTGCAAAAATTTAGCTGGAGTTTTAGCTGATGCGATCGCATCCTTAAATTTACCAGATGTCACACTCCACAAAGGTGGCACGTATATTTGCATGGAAGGCCCGGCATTTTCCACCAAAGCCGAATCAAATCTATATCGTAGTTGGGGTGCAACAATCATCGGCATGACCAATTTACCAGAAGCCAAGTTAGCTAGAGAAGCAGAAATCGCCTATGCAACTTTGGCATTAGTCACAGATTACGATTGTTGGCATCCAGACCACGATAGTGTCACCGTGGAAATGGTAATTGGTAATTTACTACGCAATGCAGTTAATGCTCAAAAAGTTATTCAAGAAACCGTGCGGCGCTTGAGTGAAAATCCGCCACATAGTGAGGCTCATTCGGCTTTGAAATATGCGATTTTGACCAATCTAGAGAAAGCACCTGTGGCGACAAAAGAAAAGTTGGGCTTATTGTTGCAGAAGTATCTATAA
- a CDS encoding YgfZ/GcvT domain-containing protein has product MPTSALDGKDTAAIQAATAEVAVYDRSNWGLIRVSDDDRLRFLHNQSTNDFQSLKPGQGCETVMVTSTARTIDLVSSYVLNDAVILLVSSSRREFLLQWLDRYIFFADKVQLTDITDETATLSIIGPGSDAVVEKLGAGEIIGQPHGNHITIDGGVVAAVGSGLASPGYTLILPVSQKQQVWQQILDSGAVELSDRAWDTLRILQGRPAPDAELTDDYNPLEVGLWQTISFSKGCYIGQETIARLNTYKGVKQHLWGIRLNAPAEIGDSINIGDEKVGKLTSYTETPDGYFGLAYIRSKAGGVGLKVQVGNSEGEVVAIPFVSHEYP; this is encoded by the coding sequence ATGCCGACATCTGCCTTAGACGGTAAAGACACAGCCGCTATCCAAGCCGCAACAGCAGAAGTTGCTGTATATGATCGCTCCAATTGGGGACTTATCCGTGTTTCTGATGATGACCGTTTGCGGTTTTTACACAATCAAAGTACCAATGATTTCCAGAGTCTGAAGCCAGGACAGGGCTGTGAGACAGTTATGGTGACATCTACAGCCCGGACTATAGATTTGGTGAGTAGCTATGTTCTTAATGATGCAGTCATACTTTTAGTTTCCTCCAGTCGTCGGGAGTTTTTGCTGCAATGGCTGGATCGTTACATCTTCTTTGCTGATAAGGTGCAGTTAACTGATATTACTGATGAAACTGCAACTTTGAGTATTATTGGCCCAGGTAGTGACGCTGTAGTAGAAAAATTGGGTGCGGGAGAAATTATCGGTCAACCCCACGGCAATCATATTACTATCGATGGCGGTGTCGTCGCTGCGGTGGGTAGTGGTTTGGCTTCCCCTGGCTATACGTTGATTTTGCCAGTGTCCCAAAAACAGCAAGTATGGCAGCAAATTCTCGACTCAGGGGCGGTAGAATTAAGCGATCGCGCTTGGGATACTTTACGCATATTACAAGGAAGACCAGCACCAGATGCAGAATTAACTGATGATTACAACCCGTTGGAAGTGGGTTTATGGCAGACTATTTCTTTTAGCAAGGGTTGCTATATCGGGCAAGAAACCATCGCTAGATTAAATACATATAAAGGTGTCAAACAACATCTTTGGGGTATCCGTCTTAACGCTCCGGCAGAAATTGGCGATAGTATTAATATTGGTGATGAAAAAGTTGGTAAACTCACCAGTTATACAGAAACTCCTGATGGTTATTTTGGTCTAGCTTACATTCGTAGCAAAGCTGGTGGTGTGGGTTTAAAAGTGCAGGTAGGAAACAGTGAGGGAGAAGTAGTTGCTATCCCCTTTGTTTCTCATGAATACCCTTAA
- a CDS encoding fatty acyl-AMP ligase, translating into MTNVSTLVELLRARANHEPDKLAYMFLIDGKTEGPKLTYAELDRLARAIGALLQKHNAKGERVLLLYPQGLDVMAAFLGSLYGGVIAIPAPPPDAGRLKRALPRLRAIVKDANAKFVFTNQHLLGVLQAAKLDFPEFEEMTWFASEDIDLELADQWQDPEITPNTLAYLQYTSGSTSTPKGVMISHHNIMHHCAYLQKACGYDTESVSITWMPYFHDYGLVEGLTVPIYNGHPCYVMSPMSFIKQPVRWLQAISRYRGTHSQAPNFAYEQCIRRVTDAQLATLDLSSWVAAGNAAEPINPRVLEEFFEKFAPSGFKWETFAPAYGLAENTLLVSTSPRNTPPVLCLVEKTKIEQNKIVEATTWDDGVRAIPGCGRLVCETQVAIVNPDTLTRCGTDEVGEVWVADPSVAGGYWQRPQESESTFRAKIAGNNQVSFLRTGDLGFIKGGELFITGRIKDLIIIRGTNHYPQDLEWTVQEIHPALRPDYGAAFSIDVDGVEQLVVVQEVKRKPEEEFNSDEVLTNIRQAIAEIHELQAYAVVLVKPGNVLKTSSGKIQRRACKASFLAGELEVLADWSENPKYTASYRRLQGEVNSLLEKVQVTH; encoded by the coding sequence ATGACAAACGTCTCTACCCTGGTTGAACTGCTACGCGCTCGTGCTAATCATGAGCCGGACAAGCTCGCCTATATGTTTCTCATCGATGGGAAAACAGAAGGCCCAAAGTTAACATACGCAGAATTGGATCGTCTAGCCCGTGCAATTGGTGCATTATTGCAGAAACATAATGCTAAAGGTGAACGTGTTTTGCTGCTGTACCCCCAGGGATTAGACGTGATGGCAGCATTTTTGGGTAGTCTTTATGGTGGAGTCATTGCCATCCCTGCACCTCCTCCTGATGCTGGTAGATTGAAACGGGCTTTGCCTCGGTTACGGGCTATTGTTAAGGATGCCAACGCTAAATTTGTCTTCACCAACCAGCACCTTTTGGGTGTTCTGCAAGCAGCCAAGTTAGATTTTCCCGAATTTGAGGAAATGACTTGGTTTGCCAGCGAAGACATCGATTTAGAACTAGCAGACCAATGGCAAGACCCTGAAATTACTCCAAATACCCTGGCATATTTGCAGTACACATCAGGCTCGACTTCCACACCAAAGGGTGTGATGATTAGCCACCACAACATCATGCACCACTGCGCTTATCTACAAAAAGCTTGTGGCTATGATACTGAGAGCGTTTCCATCACCTGGATGCCATATTTCCACGATTACGGGCTAGTAGAAGGGTTGACCGTACCCATTTACAACGGTCATCCTTGCTATGTTATGTCCCCTATGTCCTTTATTAAACAGCCTGTACGTTGGTTACAAGCAATTTCTCGCTATCGCGGTACTCATAGTCAAGCTCCTAACTTTGCTTATGAACAGTGCATTCGCCGCGTCACCGATGCACAACTAGCTACCCTGGATCTCAGCAGTTGGGTAGCAGCCGGGAATGCCGCCGAACCAATTAACCCTAGAGTGTTAGAAGAGTTTTTTGAGAAGTTCGCCCCTAGTGGGTTCAAGTGGGAAACCTTTGCACCCGCTTATGGATTGGCAGAAAATACACTGTTGGTTTCTACCAGCCCCAGAAATACACCACCTGTCCTGTGTTTGGTAGAAAAAACCAAAATTGAGCAGAACAAAATTGTGGAAGCCACTACCTGGGACGATGGAGTCCGGGCTATCCCTGGATGCGGTCGCTTAGTTTGTGAGACGCAAGTGGCAATTGTCAATCCAGATACTTTGACTCGTTGTGGGACGGATGAAGTAGGCGAGGTATGGGTAGCAGACCCTAGCGTGGCTGGTGGTTATTGGCAACGCCCCCAAGAAAGCGAAAGTACCTTCCGTGCCAAGATTGCCGGGAATAATCAAGTCTCTTTCCTCCGCACAGGTGACTTGGGCTTTATCAAGGGTGGTGAGTTGTTCATCACCGGACGGATCAAAGATTTGATTATTATCCGGGGGACTAACCATTATCCCCAAGACTTGGAATGGACTGTACAGGAAATTCACCCAGCCCTTCGCCCAGACTATGGTGCAGCCTTCTCCATCGATGTGGATGGAGTGGAACAACTGGTAGTCGTCCAGGAAGTTAAACGCAAACCAGAAGAAGAGTTTAACTCAGATGAGGTATTGACCAATATTCGGCAAGCGATCGCCGAAATTCATGAACTGCAAGCATACGCTGTGGTTCTTGTCAAGCCTGGTAATGTTCTCAAAACCTCCAGTGGCAAAATTCAACGACGTGCCTGCAAAGCCAGTTTCCTCGCCGGTGAGTTGGAAGTTTTAGCCGATTGGAGCGAAAACCCCAAATACACCGCCAGCTATCGGCGACTACAAGGGGAAGTAAATTCTTTGCTGGAAAAGGTGCAAGTTACTCACTAA
- a CDS encoding acyl-CoA dehydrogenase: protein MQPLKQYWIAEALEKDLGDPSNPNNVMSFKQVIDLDEREEFPHEIINWLYNWKLQHYYIPTECGGEFTSFDEFIAFVRVLSRRDQTAAIAFTTMFWSYLTWMAGTDEQKRTLASFMKDANGAMCLAYSEKAHGSDLLASDVRATKAPGGYILNGEKWPINRATISGVTFVLAKTDEEGGARSLSLFMIEKSKIDPANYSHLPKIFTHGVRGSDMSGIKFENCFIPESMRLGAEGAGLELALKGFQITRALCAAFSQGAADTALRTTLKFALGRQLYGKTVYDMPQPKRTLTDAFLDILICDCATIGVTRGFNTMPEQISVWSAVVKYFVTTNLETVVQNVSVVLGSRFYMREEHDYGIFQKVLRDNAIISMFDGSTVVNLHALLLQLRQLAKSRARNAGRNQETLQARLAATFDLTQTLPAFDGKKLELVNRGGDDVLQGLGLALTSLIDLKADSSLNSEVLQQIIQLTEIVQEELNTLDHQITESTFQFGHEQAPEVFDIAKQYCVLHAAASSVYMWLHNRHHLGDFFSHGEWLALGLRKLLLTFRPAKALPGRIDDAAVAQELVRLYTDNRMFSIVPFQLANPQLQETKTDATQRLQLQA, encoded by the coding sequence ATGCAGCCACTCAAGCAATATTGGATCGCAGAAGCATTAGAGAAAGATTTGGGCGACCCTAGCAACCCAAATAATGTGATGTCGTTTAAGCAGGTAATTGACCTGGACGAACGAGAAGAGTTTCCCCATGAGATTATTAATTGGCTCTATAACTGGAAACTCCAGCACTATTACATCCCTACAGAATGCGGCGGTGAATTTACCTCCTTTGACGAGTTTATCGCCTTTGTGCGCGTCCTTTCCCGCCGTGACCAAACCGCAGCGATCGCCTTCACCACCATGTTCTGGTCATACCTGACATGGATGGCAGGCACGGACGAGCAGAAGCGCACCCTAGCCAGCTTCATGAAAGATGCCAACGGGGCTATGTGTCTGGCTTATTCAGAGAAAGCCCACGGTAGCGATTTACTCGCCAGTGATGTGAGAGCGACAAAAGCCCCTGGTGGCTACATCCTCAACGGCGAAAAATGGCCGATTAACCGCGCCACCATCTCCGGGGTTACCTTCGTCCTAGCCAAAACCGACGAAGAAGGCGGAGCGCGTAGCCTCTCCCTATTCATGATAGAAAAGAGCAAAATCGACCCCGCCAACTATAGCCACCTACCAAAAATCTTTACCCACGGTGTGCGCGGTTCAGATATGAGTGGGATCAAATTTGAGAACTGCTTCATCCCCGAATCTATGCGGTTGGGGGCAGAAGGGGCAGGACTAGAACTAGCACTCAAAGGCTTCCAAATCACCCGCGCTTTATGTGCCGCCTTTTCCCAAGGGGCTGCTGATACTGCCCTGCGGACTACCCTCAAGTTTGCCTTGGGGCGGCAGTTATACGGCAAGACCGTTTATGATATGCCCCAACCCAAACGCACTTTAACAGATGCGTTTCTGGATATCCTGATTTGCGACTGCGCCACCATTGGCGTTACCCGTGGGTTTAACACCATGCCAGAGCAAATCAGCGTCTGGTCAGCCGTGGTGAAATACTTCGTCACCACCAACCTAGAAACAGTCGTGCAGAATGTCTCCGTCGTTTTAGGTTCACGCTTTTATATGCGTGAAGAACACGACTATGGCATTTTCCAAAAAGTACTGCGGGATAACGCCATCATCAGTATGTTTGATGGCAGTACTGTAGTTAACCTCCATGCTTTGTTGCTGCAACTACGTCAACTCGCCAAGTCCCGCGCCAGAAATGCTGGACGCAACCAAGAAACCTTACAAGCACGTCTAGCAGCCACCTTTGACTTAACCCAAACCTTACCCGCTTTTGATGGTAAGAAGTTGGAACTAGTCAACCGGGGTGGTGATGACGTTTTGCAAGGATTAGGTTTAGCCCTGACATCTTTAATTGATTTAAAGGCAGACTCCAGCCTCAATTCCGAAGTATTGCAGCAAATTATCCAACTAACCGAAATAGTACAGGAGGAATTAAACACTCTTGATCATCAGATTACAGAGTCTACCTTCCAGTTTGGGCATGAGCAAGCACCAGAAGTCTTCGACATAGCCAAACAATACTGCGTCCTGCACGCGGCTGCTAGCTCTGTCTATATGTGGCTTCACAACCGCCATCATTTGGGAGACTTCTTTAGTCATGGCGAGTGGTTGGCACTCGGCCTCCGCAAACTACTGTTAACCTTCCGCCCAGCTAAAGCCTTACCAGGGCGCATTGATGACGCAGCAGTTGCCCAAGAGTTAGTCCGGTTGTACACCGACAATCGGATGTTTTCCATCGTTCCCTTCCAATTAGCAAACCCTCAACTACAAGAGACTAAAACTGATGCAACTCAAAGACTCCAACTCCAAGCCTAG
- a CDS encoding acyl carrier protein, giving the protein MQLKDSNSKPSTNNAVDTIQGWLVNQIATQLNINAQTIKVTEPLTRYGLDSIDSVTIVGELEDWLDAELPPTLLWDYPTIEKASQYLVNEVGVTPAETATAEPATKPQEAPKEKAWGGLWNKISGS; this is encoded by the coding sequence ATGCAACTCAAAGACTCCAACTCCAAGCCTAGTACTAATAACGCCGTTGACACTATCCAAGGGTGGTTAGTTAACCAGATTGCCACACAATTAAACATCAATGCTCAAACCATCAAAGTTACTGAACCCTTGACTCGCTACGGTCTAGATTCCATTGATTCAGTCACTATCGTCGGTGAATTGGAAGATTGGCTTGATGCAGAACTACCCCCTACCTTACTCTGGGATTACCCCACCATTGAAAAAGCGTCTCAATATTTGGTGAACGAAGTAGGTGTAACACCTGCGGAAACAGCAACGGCTGAACCCGCTACCAAACCTCAAGAAGCCCCCAAAGAAAAAGCCTGGGGTGGTCTGTGGAACAAAATTAGTGGCAGTTAA
- a CDS encoding MBOAT family O-acyltransferase yields the protein MNFSEFSFWWVLLLFSIPFFTVRYVAKSLNLWRGIFDAVGLAAISSLLFVNASRSSFAIFVCEIIFNYVMVWLMLRQQGWKAKAIATTVIIIDIAILAYFKYLNFFVEDVLGLLVPGLADNWQSKSIPGMGSIPPGLSFYTFQMVAFVVDSYTSRKKRAIGALDYLNFVSFFPQVVAGPIERRGDLFPQIESFRFKFTYDNFETGFRWLSLGLFMKFVLADNISPYIKLDQAQNPWLVWFFAFLFTLQIYFDFGGYSFIALGLAKFLGINLTINFLAPYTSQSINEFWRRWHVTLSTWFRDYVFLPLMGKNKQWAPFYLFLTFTLSGFWHGAAWNFVFWGAYHGLLLLVIRYAGRPFYKLVGQQRFLMPQFISWALTFGSIILGCLFFMETKTPRLLEKLQTILNPWTYSLANLGEAMSFFSGNEAIALGFTLALAITLLLMEHIGVWQQRACEYDLLLSPWVSRVLLALTVLLAANTPSPFIYFEF from the coding sequence TTGAATTTCTCAGAATTTTCTTTCTGGTGGGTGCTGCTACTTTTTAGCATCCCTTTCTTTACAGTCCGGTATGTTGCCAAATCATTGAACCTGTGGAGAGGAATCTTTGATGCAGTTGGTTTGGCAGCAATTTCTTCCCTATTATTTGTCAACGCTTCTCGTTCTAGTTTTGCCATCTTCGTCTGTGAAATCATCTTCAACTACGTCATGGTGTGGTTGATGTTGCGTCAACAAGGATGGAAAGCTAAAGCGATCGCTACTACTGTCATCATTATAGATATTGCTATTCTTGCCTACTTCAAATACCTAAACTTTTTTGTTGAAGATGTTTTAGGGTTGTTAGTCCCAGGATTAGCCGACAATTGGCAATCCAAGAGTATTCCCGGTATGGGTTCCATTCCCCCAGGATTGTCTTTTTACACCTTCCAGATGGTGGCGTTTGTTGTTGACTCCTACACCAGCCGCAAAAAACGTGCTATTGGCGCATTAGATTATCTCAATTTCGTCTCCTTCTTCCCCCAAGTGGTGGCAGGCCCCATCGAACGCCGGGGTGATTTGTTTCCCCAAATTGAGTCATTCCGCTTTAAATTTACTTATGACAACTTTGAAACAGGCTTTCGCTGGTTGTCGTTAGGACTATTCATGAAGTTTGTCCTAGCAGATAATATTTCACCTTATATCAAATTAGACCAAGCCCAAAACCCTTGGCTAGTATGGTTCTTTGCCTTCTTATTTACATTACAAATTTACTTTGACTTCGGCGGCTATAGTTTTATTGCTCTGGGTTTAGCAAAATTTTTAGGCATCAACTTAACTATTAACTTTTTGGCTCCTTACACATCCCAAAGCATTAACGAGTTTTGGCGCAGATGGCACGTCACACTTAGTACTTGGTTTCGGGATTACGTCTTCTTACCTCTCATGGGTAAGAACAAACAGTGGGCCCCATTTTATCTATTTCTCACCTTCACCCTTTCGGGATTCTGGCACGGAGCCGCGTGGAACTTTGTCTTCTGGGGCGCATACCACGGGCTATTGTTATTAGTTATACGTTACGCCGGACGACCTTTTTACAAACTTGTTGGACAGCAAAGGTTCCTCATGCCACAGTTTATTTCCTGGGCATTAACCTTCGGTTCGATCATCTTGGGATGTCTGTTTTTTATGGAAACCAAGACACCAAGACTATTAGAGAAGTTGCAAACAATCCTGAACCCTTGGACATATTCTTTAGCCAATCTTGGCGAAGCCATGAGTTTCTTCAGTGGTAACGAAGCGATCGCACTAGGATTTACTCTAGCATTAGCCATCACCTTGTTACTCATGGAACACATTGGAGTCTGGCAACAACGGGCGTGTGAATATGACTTGTTACTCTCTCCCTGGGTTTCGCGGGTGCTATTAGCGTTAACCGTCTTACTAGCTGCGAATACACCATCGCCCTTTATCTACTTTGAGTTCTAA